The following are encoded together in the Janthinobacterium sp. Marseille genome:
- a CDS encoding FimV/HubP family polar landmark protein, protein MPLKMRSNPGSTFSSFKLKTLSAAVISALVLSNAYAAGLGKLTVMSSLGQPLRAEIELTSVAPDELASLAPKLASAEAFRQANIDFNPSLFSLRFAVEQRGGQPIVRITSTQPINEPFVDMLLELGGNKGRLVREYTFLLDPPEMRSAQSAQVAPIAITAPPAARVVESRPEVAAAPVAAPTPAPAPAAPVREIPPPVAAKPRAVAPAPAAAPAPAPKAAAAPVDEYQVKKGDTLAKIANQYRPSGVSLDQMLVALYRANPEAFIDKNMNRLRAGQILSVPEADAAQAVAQSDARGVVIAQAADFNAYRNKLAGQVANAAAKKSDDAKQADGGKITAKVQDEAGAAAEAKDKLKLSKSGAAATGSDKLANQAGAEELIAKDKAIADANARVKELEKNVNELQKILEIKNKDLAAQQKQAEVAAAAAVAAPAAATPPAATPAPETPAAPAAETPAAAATPPAAEEKPAEAAPAAAEPAPVAAKPKKPVVVAPPPPQPGFFEDLTDNAMFLPGAAALLALLAGLGIYSSRRRKQQPKSFEDSIITDSSLKSNSLFGSTGGQSVDTNNSVFNSNFVPSASQLDTNEVDPIAEADVYIAYGRDAQAEEILKEALRNQPDRHAVRVKLLEIYSSRNDVRSFEILATELYSMTKGEGDDWAQAATMGLILDPSNPLYANGAVPEDVAAKASAMTAPTQPLDGLDDLRGIAPVAAGAAALGTAAYFASNNSEAEAEEPAYTPEAEPKAVVEDLDFDLEGLGIEKTADAEKPAEDAAVPAEFPADVAAIDFDFLDDKSAAPAAKSGNTLQFFDSEASAPTVPAANTPAATPDFLLPDDIELDFPEHDAAAFSATQPMANLPEFDLSDIALELDPVDKPAVQGEAETALPELDGLGDEASYSANAEMATKLDLAIAYQEIGDREGARELLEEVLKGGNGEQSEKAKALLGKLS, encoded by the coding sequence ATGCCACTCAAAATGCGGTCAAATCCTGGTTCTACCTTTTCCTCGTTCAAACTGAAGACACTGAGTGCAGCGGTTATTTCCGCACTCGTCTTATCCAATGCTTATGCAGCGGGGCTGGGGAAACTGACCGTCATGTCGTCGCTGGGTCAACCGCTGCGTGCGGAGATTGAATTGACTTCGGTCGCCCCTGACGAACTTGCTTCACTGGCACCCAAACTCGCTTCAGCCGAGGCGTTTCGCCAGGCCAATATCGATTTCAACCCAAGCCTGTTCTCGCTGCGATTTGCAGTAGAGCAACGTGGCGGGCAGCCTATCGTACGTATTACCTCGACCCAGCCGATCAACGAACCTTTCGTTGATATGCTGCTGGAACTGGGTGGCAACAAAGGTCGCCTGGTACGTGAATACACCTTCTTGCTGGATCCGCCGGAAATGCGTTCCGCGCAGTCCGCACAAGTAGCACCAATTGCGATCACCGCGCCGCCGGCGGCACGTGTAGTGGAAAGTCGTCCGGAAGTTGCAGCCGCGCCCGTGGCAGCGCCGACTCCGGCACCTGCTCCAGCTGCACCGGTACGCGAAATTCCGCCACCAGTTGCCGCCAAGCCGCGAGCAGTAGCGCCGGCACCGGCCGCTGCTCCAGCGCCTGCTCCAAAAGCTGCCGCCGCGCCGGTGGATGAATACCAGGTTAAAAAAGGCGATACCCTCGCCAAGATCGCCAACCAATATCGTCCAAGCGGCGTATCGCTGGACCAAATGCTGGTTGCTTTGTACCGTGCGAATCCGGAAGCCTTCATCGACAAGAATATGAATCGCCTGCGCGCCGGACAGATATTGTCGGTGCCGGAAGCAGATGCCGCGCAAGCCGTAGCGCAATCGGACGCGCGTGGTGTCGTCATTGCGCAAGCCGCAGATTTCAATGCTTACCGTAACAAGCTGGCGGGCCAGGTCGCCAATGCCGCAGCGAAGAAATCAGACGATGCGAAGCAGGCTGATGGTGGAAAAATTACTGCCAAGGTACAGGATGAAGCAGGCGCTGCGGCAGAAGCCAAGGATAAGCTGAAGCTGTCCAAATCGGGCGCTGCTGCGACCGGTTCCGACAAGCTGGCGAACCAGGCTGGCGCAGAAGAATTGATTGCAAAGGACAAGGCAATTGCCGATGCCAATGCCCGCGTCAAAGAGCTGGAAAAGAACGTCAATGAACTGCAAAAAATCCTTGAAATCAAAAACAAGGATTTGGCAGCACAACAGAAACAAGCCGAAGTTGCAGCTGCTGCAGCGGTAGCTGCGCCTGCTGCTGCAACACCACCGGCAGCAACGCCGGCACCGGAAACGCCTGCAGCACCGGCGGCGGAAACACCGGCTGCTGCCGCGACACCACCAGCCGCTGAAGAAAAACCTGCCGAAGCTGCACCGGCAGCTGCCGAGCCGGCACCAGTTGCCGCCAAGCCGAAGAAACCCGTAGTCGTTGCGCCACCGCCGCCACAACCAGGCTTCTTCGAAGATTTGACCGACAATGCGATGTTCCTGCCGGGCGCTGCGGCCTTGCTGGCCTTGTTGGCCGGTTTGGGTATCTATAGTTCACGTCGTCGCAAGCAACAACCTAAATCGTTTGAAGACAGCATCATTACGGACTCCAGCCTGAAGTCTAACTCGCTGTTCGGTTCTACCGGTGGCCAGAGCGTGGACACCAACAACAGTGTGTTCAACTCGAATTTCGTGCCATCGGCCAGCCAGCTGGATACGAATGAAGTCGACCCGATTGCCGAAGCCGATGTCTACATCGCTTATGGCCGCGATGCGCAGGCAGAAGAAATCCTGAAGGAGGCTTTGCGCAATCAGCCGGACCGTCATGCGGTACGCGTCAAATTGCTGGAAATTTATTCCAGCCGTAATGATGTGCGTTCGTTTGAAATCCTGGCGACCGAACTCTATAGCATGACCAAGGGCGAGGGCGATGACTGGGCGCAAGCTGCGACCATGGGCCTGATCCTGGATCCGAGCAATCCTTTGTATGCGAATGGCGCAGTGCCGGAAGACGTGGCGGCGAAAGCTTCTGCGATGACGGCACCGACGCAGCCGCTGGATGGACTCGATGACTTGCGCGGGATTGCCCCTGTTGCGGCCGGTGCTGCCGCCCTGGGTACTGCCGCATACTTCGCCAGCAATAACTCGGAAGCCGAGGCTGAAGAGCCTGCATACACGCCGGAAGCAGAACCGAAGGCGGTCGTGGAGGATCTGGATTTCGACCTGGAAGGCCTCGGCATTGAAAAAACTGCTGATGCTGAAAAGCCTGCGGAAGATGCTGCAGTACCGGCAGAATTCCCGGCCGATGTTGCAGCCATCGATTTTGATTTCCTCGACGACAAGTCGGCGGCACCTGCTGCCAAGTCCGGCAACACCCTGCAATTCTTTGACTCGGAAGCAAGTGCGCCAACAGTACCAGCGGCAAATACGCCTGCTGCGACGCCTGACTTCCTGCTGCCGGACGACATTGAACTGGATTTCCCGGAGCACGATGCGGCTGCCTTCAGCGCGACCCAGCCTATGGCGAACTTGCCTGAATTCGATCTGTCCGACATCGCACTTGAACTGGATCCGGTAGACAAACCGGCAGTCCAGGGCGAAGCGGAAACAGCATTGCCGGAACTGGATGGCCTGGGCGATGAAGCAAGCTATTCGGCCAATGCGGAAATGGCGACCAAGCTGGATCTGGCGATTGCCTATCAGGAAATCGGTGACCGCGAAGGTGCACGCGAGCTGCTGGAGGAAGTACTTAAAGGCGGTAACGGCGAACAGTCGGAAAAAGCAAAAGCCTTGCTGGGCAAGCTTTCCTGA
- the asd gene encoding aspartate-semialdehyde dehydrogenase, with product MKVVGLVGWRGMVGSVLMQRMQEEGDFDHIEAVFFSTSNKGGKAPVIAKKETTLQDANDLEALKKCDIIITCQGGDYTTEIFPQLRAAGWDGYWIDAASTLRMKDDAVIVLDPVNQNVIKDALNRGVKNYIGGNCTNSILLMGVGGLFKEGLVEWVSSMTYQAASGGGANHMRELLSGMGVVHGAVANELATPSSAILDIDRKVAEAIRKDVPTEFFGAPLAGGLIPWIDAQLENGQSKEEWKGQAEVNKILGNTQIIPVDGLCVRIGAMRCHSLALTIKLKRDLPLAEIETIIRSANPWVKWVANERAVTVQELTPAAITGGLEIGVGRVRKLNQGPEYISAFVIGDQLLWGAAEPLRRMLRIILGK from the coding sequence ATGAAAGTTGTTGGCTTAGTCGGATGGCGTGGGATGGTCGGATCGGTCTTGATGCAACGCATGCAGGAAGAGGGCGATTTCGACCATATCGAAGCTGTATTCTTTTCGACCTCGAACAAGGGCGGTAAAGCGCCTGTGATCGCGAAGAAGGAAACCACACTGCAAGACGCCAACGACCTGGAAGCATTGAAGAAATGCGACATCATCATTACCTGCCAGGGCGGTGATTACACCACCGAAATTTTCCCGCAATTGCGTGCAGCCGGCTGGGATGGTTACTGGATCGATGCTGCATCGACCCTGCGCATGAAAGACGATGCAGTCATCGTGCTGGATCCGGTCAACCAGAACGTGATTAAGGATGCGTTGAACCGTGGTGTGAAAAACTACATCGGCGGCAATTGCACCAACTCCATCCTGTTGATGGGTGTGGGCGGCTTGTTCAAGGAAGGCCTGGTTGAATGGGTCAGCTCGATGACTTACCAGGCGGCTTCGGGCGGTGGTGCAAACCACATGCGCGAACTGTTGAGCGGCATGGGCGTGGTGCATGGTGCGGTTGCCAATGAACTGGCAACGCCATCGTCGGCCATTCTCGATATCGATCGCAAGGTAGCGGAAGCGATCCGCAAGGACGTGCCTACAGAATTCTTTGGCGCACCACTGGCCGGCGGCCTGATCCCATGGATCGACGCACAACTGGAAAACGGTCAGTCGAAGGAAGAGTGGAAGGGCCAGGCTGAGGTCAACAAAATCCTCGGCAATACCCAAATCATCCCGGTCGACGGTTTGTGCGTGCGCATCGGTGCCATGCGTTGCCATAGCCTGGCATTGACGATCAAGCTCAAGCGCGATTTGCCTTTGGCTGAAATCGAAACCATCATCCGTTCGGCTAATCCATGGGTCAAATGGGTGGCGAACGAACGTGCGGTGACGGTCCAGGAATTGACCCCGGCTGCCATCACCGGCGGCCTGGAAATCGGCGTCGGCCGCGTGCGCAAGCTGAACCAGGGCCCTGAATACATCTCGGCTTTCGTTATCGGCGATCAATTGCTGTGGGGCGCGGCAGAACCGCTGCGTCGTATGCTGCGCATCATCCTGGGCAAGTAA
- the leuB gene encoding 3-isopropylmalate dehydrogenase — protein sequence MKIAILPGDGIGPEIMNQAVKVMNALGEKFETETVPVGGAAYAAQGHPLPESTLKVAKEADAILFGAVGDFKYDTLERSLRPEQAILGLRKHLGLFANFRPAILYPELAGASSLKPEIVSGLDIMIVRELTGDIYFGQPRGVRAAPDGPFKGEREGFDTMRYTEPEIRRIAHVAFQAAQKRGKRLTSVDKANVLETFQFWRDIVTDVHKEYQDVKLDHMYVDNAAMQLVRAPKEFDVVVTGNMFGDILSDAAAMLTGSIGMLPSASLDANNKGLYEPSHGSAPDIAGKDIANPLAQILSLAMMLRYSLGKTEQADRIETAVKSVLKQGLRTVDIFEAGTTKVSTTQMGDAVVKALA from the coding sequence ATGAAAATTGCAATCCTGCCGGGCGACGGCATTGGTCCGGAAATCATGAATCAGGCAGTCAAGGTGATGAATGCCTTGGGTGAAAAGTTTGAAACCGAAACAGTACCGGTAGGCGGCGCAGCATATGCAGCGCAAGGCCATCCTTTGCCTGAATCGACATTGAAGGTTGCAAAAGAAGCTGACGCTATCCTGTTCGGCGCAGTCGGCGATTTTAAATACGACACACTGGAACGCTCGCTGCGTCCGGAACAAGCAATCCTCGGCCTGCGCAAGCACCTGGGTTTGTTCGCCAACTTCCGTCCTGCGATCCTGTATCCGGAACTGGCAGGTGCATCGTCGTTGAAACCGGAAATCGTCTCCGGCCTCGACATCATGATCGTGCGCGAATTGACAGGTGATATTTATTTCGGCCAGCCACGCGGTGTGCGTGCTGCACCGGACGGCCCGTTCAAGGGCGAACGCGAAGGTTTCGACACCATGCGTTACACCGAACCTGAAATTCGTCGTATCGCACACGTGGCTTTCCAGGCTGCGCAAAAACGCGGCAAGCGCCTGACCAGCGTCGATAAAGCCAACGTACTGGAAACCTTCCAGTTCTGGCGCGACATCGTCACCGACGTGCACAAGGAATACCAAGACGTCAAACTCGACCACATGTATGTCGATAACGCGGCAATGCAATTGGTCCGCGCACCGAAAGAATTCGACGTCGTCGTGACCGGCAATATGTTTGGCGACATCCTGTCGGATGCGGCTGCAATGCTGACCGGCTCGATCGGCATGCTGCCATCGGCTTCGCTGGATGCAAACAATAAAGGCTTGTACGAGCCATCGCACGGTTCGGCACCTGATATCGCGGGTAAAGACATCGCCAACCCATTGGCGCAAATCCTGTCGCTGGCCATGATGCTGCGTTACTCGCTGGGTAAAACGGAGCAGGCTGACCGTATTGAAACAGCGGTCAAATCGGTGTTGAAACAAGGTTTGCGTACTGTCGATATTTTTGAGGCAGGCACTACCAAGGTCAGCACCACGCAGATGGGCGATGCGGTAGTCAAAGCATTGGCTTGA
- the leuD gene encoding 3-isopropylmalate dehydratase small subunit — translation MDKFTILNGLVAPLDRANVDTDAIIPKQFLKSIKRTGFGPNLFDEWRYLDQGEPGKDNSNRPLNPDFVLNQSRYQGASILLARKNFGCGSSREHAPWALSQYGFRAIVAPSFADIFFNNCYKNGLLPVALSEAQVDHLFNEVKAFPGFHLVIDLEKQVIGTSNGSVTYPFEIDAFRKYCLLNGFDDIGLTLQKADKIRAFEERHLAAQPWLSNTI, via the coding sequence ATGGATAAATTTACTATTCTCAATGGCCTGGTTGCACCGCTCGACCGTGCAAACGTCGATACCGACGCCATCATTCCAAAGCAGTTCCTGAAATCGATCAAACGTACCGGCTTCGGTCCTAACCTGTTCGATGAATGGCGCTATCTGGACCAGGGTGAGCCGGGCAAGGATAATTCCAATCGCCCATTGAATCCTGATTTCGTGCTGAACCAGTCGCGTTATCAAGGTGCGTCGATTTTGCTGGCACGCAAAAATTTCGGTTGTGGTTCGTCGCGTGAGCATGCACCTTGGGCATTGAGCCAATACGGCTTCCGCGCCATCGTCGCGCCCAGCTTCGCAGATATCTTCTTCAACAACTGCTATAAAAACGGCTTGTTGCCGGTCGCCCTGAGCGAAGCGCAAGTTGACCACCTGTTCAATGAAGTCAAGGCTTTCCCGGGCTTCCACCTGGTCATCGATCTGGAAAAACAGGTCATAGGCACCAGCAACGGCAGCGTGACGTATCCGTTTGAAATCGACGCTTTCCGTAAATACTGCCTGCTTAATGGTTTTGACGATATCGGCCTGACCTTGCAAAAGGCGGACAAGATACGCGCGTTCGAGGAACGCCACCTGGCAGCGCAACCATGGTTGTCGAACACGATTTAA
- a CDS encoding entericidin A/B family lipoprotein, with the protein MKKTVSFFLLIAAVSSLAACNTVHGFGRDVERLGEKVQGK; encoded by the coding sequence ATGAAGAAAACTGTTTCCTTCTTCCTGCTGATCGCCGCTGTCTCATCGCTGGCCGCCTGCAATACAGTGCATGGCTTTGGTCGCGATGTGGAACGCCTCGGTGAAAAAGTGCAGGGCAAGTAA
- the leuC gene encoding 3-isopropylmalate dehydratase large subunit: MAQTLYDKLWQSHVVETGDDGTTVLYIDRHLLHEVTSPQAFEGLKLAGRRPWRVSANLMVADHNVPTTDRANGIADPTSRLQVETLDGNAHEYGLTYFSMRDKRQGIVHVIGPEQGATLPGMTVVCGDSHTSTHGAFGCLAHGIGTSEVEHVLATQTLLAQKSKAMLVQVDGALPDGVTAKDIVLAVIGKIGTAGGTGYAIEFAGSTIRSLSMEGRMTICNMAIEAGARAGMVAVDDITINYVKGRPLSPVGPHWDRAVEYWRTLHSDAGAKFDLVVTLNAAEIKPQVSWGTSPEMVVAVDGRVPDPDKEKDPTKRDGMEKALIYMALKPNTPITDIRIDKVFIGSCTNSRIEDLRAAAAVVRGKYRASNVKLAMVVPGSGLVKEQAEREGLDKIFKAAGFEWREPGCSMCLAMNADRLEPGERCASTSNRNFEGRQGAGGRTHLVSPAMAAAAGIEGHFVDVRALKH; the protein is encoded by the coding sequence ATGGCTCAAACGCTCTACGATAAACTTTGGCAATCGCACGTCGTCGAAACCGGCGACGATGGCACCACTGTGCTCTACATTGATCGCCATTTGCTGCATGAAGTCACCAGCCCCCAGGCTTTTGAAGGCTTGAAGCTGGCCGGCCGTCGCCCATGGCGTGTCTCGGCCAACCTGATGGTGGCTGACCATAATGTGCCGACCACCGACCGTGCAAACGGTATCGCTGATCCTACATCGCGCCTGCAAGTGGAAACGCTGGACGGCAATGCACATGAATACGGACTGACTTACTTCAGCATGCGCGACAAGCGCCAGGGCATCGTGCACGTGATCGGACCTGAGCAAGGTGCGACGCTGCCGGGCATGACCGTCGTCTGTGGTGATTCCCATACCTCCACGCATGGCGCCTTCGGCTGCCTCGCGCATGGTATCGGTACCTCCGAAGTGGAGCACGTGCTGGCCACGCAAACCTTGCTGGCGCAAAAATCCAAAGCAATGCTGGTACAAGTCGACGGCGCCTTGCCGGACGGCGTGACCGCAAAAGATATCGTCCTGGCTGTGATCGGCAAGATCGGTACCGCAGGCGGTACCGGCTATGCGATTGAATTTGCCGGTTCGACCATACGCTCGCTGTCGATGGAAGGTCGCATGACCATCTGCAATATGGCGATCGAAGCAGGCGCACGCGCCGGTATGGTTGCGGTCGACGATATCACCATCAATTACGTCAAAGGTCGTCCTTTGTCGCCGGTCGGTCCGCACTGGGATCGCGCGGTCGAATACTGGCGCACACTGCATTCCGATGCCGGTGCCAAGTTCGACCTGGTCGTGACCTTGAACGCCGCTGAAATCAAGCCGCAAGTCAGCTGGGGTACTTCGCCCGAGATGGTGGTGGCGGTCGATGGTCGCGTGCCTGATCCGGACAAGGAAAAAGATCCAACCAAGCGTGACGGTATGGAAAAAGCGCTGATTTACATGGCGCTCAAACCAAATACACCGATTACCGATATCCGTATCGACAAAGTCTTCATCGGCTCCTGCACCAATTCACGTATCGAGGATTTGCGCGCTGCTGCTGCCGTCGTACGCGGTAAATATCGTGCATCGAATGTGAAGCTGGCGATGGTGGTGCCGGGTTCGGGCCTGGTGAAAGAGCAGGCGGAACGTGAAGGCCTGGACAAGATTTTCAAGGCGGCCGGCTTTGAATGGCGTGAGCCGGGTTGCTCGATGTGCCTGGCAATGAACGCTGATCGCCTGGAGCCGGGCGAGCGTTGTGCTTCGACTTCGAACCGCAACTTCGAAGGCCGTCAGGGCGCGGGTGGCCGTACCCATCTGGTTAGCCCTGCGATGGCAGCGGCAGCCGGGATCGAGGGCCATTTCGTTGATGTGCGTGCATTGAAACACTGA
- a CDS encoding M48 family metallopeptidase, with amino-acid sequence MKAMKRHSFLSSIAIASVALMLSACETVQTTQGGAVGVDRQQRMMISAQELDQAASKQYSELLAEEKQKGNLNRTPAQVERVRTISNRLIAQTGVFRPDARNWRWEVNVLTSSEVNAWCMPGGKIAVYTGLIEKLNVTDDELAAVIGHEIAHALREHARERASEQKVAGSFISIGSALLGVGGLGQQGAEFAYMGLIGLPNSRSHETEADRIGVELAARAGYDPRAAVTLWQKMGKVSSGSTPAFLSTHPSGSARISDLTVYSDRVMPLYQQAKK; translated from the coding sequence ATGAAAGCAATGAAGCGGCATTCTTTTCTGTCGTCGATAGCGATTGCTTCGGTCGCATTAATGCTGTCTGCCTGCGAAACGGTACAAACCACGCAGGGCGGGGCGGTTGGTGTGGATCGCCAGCAAAGGATGATGATTTCGGCACAGGAGCTCGACCAGGCTGCCAGCAAGCAATACAGCGAACTGCTGGCGGAAGAGAAGCAAAAGGGCAATTTGAACCGTACTCCGGCGCAAGTTGAACGTGTACGTACCATTTCCAATCGCCTGATCGCGCAGACCGGCGTGTTTCGCCCGGACGCGCGCAACTGGCGCTGGGAAGTCAATGTGCTGACTTCAAGCGAAGTGAATGCCTGGTGTATGCCGGGCGGCAAAATCGCCGTCTATACCGGTTTGATCGAAAAACTGAATGTGACGGACGATGAGTTGGCAGCTGTCATCGGGCACGAGATTGCCCATGCCCTGCGCGAACATGCGCGTGAGCGGGCGTCGGAACAAAAAGTCGCGGGCAGCTTCATTTCAATAGGTTCAGCCTTGTTGGGCGTCGGCGGACTCGGCCAGCAGGGTGCGGAATTCGCTTACATGGGTTTGATAGGGCTGCCGAACTCGCGCAGCCACGAAACCGAAGCCGACCGTATCGGCGTCGAGCTGGCGGCACGTGCCGGTTATGACCCGCGCGCCGCAGTCACGCTGTGGCAAAAAATGGGCAAGGTTTCCAGCGGTTCCACCCCGGCTTTCCTGTCCACCCATCCGTCCGGCTCGGCACGTATCAGCGACCTGACCGTGTATTCCGACCGCGTCATGCCGCTTTATCAACAAGCGAAGAAGTAA
- the aroC gene encoding chorismate synthase codes for MSGNTFGTLFTVTTFGESHGPAIGCVIDGCPPGMVLSEVDIQPELDRRKPGTSRHVTQRQESDTVEILSGVYQGKTTGTPIALLIRNEDQRSKDYGNITETFRPGHADYTYWHKYGIRDPRGGGRSSARLTAPVVGAGAIAKKWLFEKYGTTFKGCMSQLGDIEIPFEDWRHVTENPFFSANASILPQLEAYMDDLRKNGDSCGARIDVVAENVPVGLGEPIYDKLDAEIAFALMGINAVKGVEIGAGFKSVAQKGTEHGDELTPEGFATNHSGGILGGISTGQNITASIAIKPTSSIRTARHSIDKAGNPVMVETLGRHDPCVGIRATPIAESMLALVLMDHALRHRAQCGDVVVTPPPIPGSR; via the coding sequence ATGTCCGGCAATACTTTTGGAACACTCTTTACTGTCACCACTTTCGGCGAATCCCACGGTCCGGCCATAGGCTGCGTAATCGACGGTTGCCCCCCCGGCATGGTGTTGTCAGAAGTTGACATTCAGCCTGAATTGGACCGGCGCAAGCCGGGCACTTCGCGCCATGTGACGCAGCGCCAGGAGTCCGATACGGTGGAAATCCTGTCCGGCGTGTACCAGGGTAAAACCACGGGGACGCCGATTGCCCTGCTGATCCGCAATGAAGACCAACGCAGCAAGGACTACGGCAATATTACCGAAACCTTCCGTCCCGGCCATGCGGATTACACGTATTGGCATAAGTACGGCATCCGCGACCCGCGTGGTGGCGGACGCTCGTCGGCGCGCCTGACTGCGCCGGTAGTCGGTGCCGGTGCGATTGCGAAGAAGTGGTTGTTCGAAAAATACGGCACTACCTTCAAAGGCTGCATGAGCCAATTGGGCGATATCGAGATCCCGTTTGAAGATTGGCGTCATGTAACTGAGAATCCTTTCTTTTCCGCCAATGCGAGCATCCTGCCGCAACTGGAAGCGTATATGGATGACTTGCGCAAGAATGGCGATTCCTGCGGCGCACGCATCGATGTCGTTGCCGAAAACGTACCGGTTGGCCTGGGCGAACCGATTTACGACAAGCTGGATGCGGAAATTGCATTCGCCCTGATGGGGATTAATGCAGTGAAGGGTGTCGAGATCGGGGCGGGCTTCAAGTCGGTAGCGCAAAAGGGTACCGAGCACGGTGACGAACTGACGCCGGAAGGTTTTGCCACCAATCATTCGGGCGGCATCCTCGGCGGTATCTCTACCGGCCAGAACATCACGGCTTCGATTGCGATCAAGCCGACTTCCAGTATTCGTACCGCACGCCATTCGATCGACAAGGCCGGTAATCCGGTGATGGTGGAAACCCTGGGGCGCCATGATCCTTGCGTCGGCATCCGGGCAACGCCGATTGCCGAATCCATGCTGGCGCTGGTGTTGATGGATCACGCCTTGCGTCATCGCGCGCAGTGCGGCGACGTTGTCGTGACGCCGCCACCGATTCCCGGCAGCCGTTAA